In Glycine max cultivar Williams 82 chromosome 7, Glycine_max_v4.0, whole genome shotgun sequence, a single window of DNA contains:
- the LOC100306434 gene encoding light-harvesting complex-like protein OHP1, chloroplastic-like isoform X1, protein MATSSTTLLLSSLIPASIPSFNSGNHSVFLLQNRSLNRPKKRVSFVVQAAKPPIGVEIPKVQPQFKPPFLGFTKTAEIINKGILQVIGVDVGKGLNIPL, encoded by the exons ATGGCTACTTCATCAACCACATTATTGCTATCATCACTCATACCTGCAAGCATCCCATCATTCAACTCTGGAAACCATTCAGTTTTTTTGCTTCAAAACCGTTCTTTGAATCGACCCAAGAAGAGAGTTTCCTTCGTTGTTCAAGCAGCCAAGCCCCCTATTGGT GTGGAAATTCCAAAGGTGCAGCCTCAATTTAAGCCTCCGTTTCTTGGGTTCACTAAGACTGCAGAA ATAATAAACAAGGGCATACTTCAAGTGATTGGGGTTGATGTTGGCAAAGGCCTTAATATTCCTCTCTGA
- the LOC100306434 gene encoding Light-harvesting complex-like protein OHP1, chloroplastic-like produces MATSSTTLLLSSLIPASIPSFNSGNHSVFLLQNRSLNRPKKRVSFVVQAAKPPIGVEIPKVQPQFKPPFLGFTKTAEVWNSRACMIGIIGVFIVEFIINKGILQVIGVDVGKGLNIPL; encoded by the exons ATGGCTACTTCATCAACCACATTATTGCTATCATCACTCATACCTGCAAGCATCCCATCATTCAACTCTGGAAACCATTCAGTTTTTTTGCTTCAAAACCGTTCTTTGAATCGACCCAAGAAGAGAGTTTCCTTCGTTGTTCAAGCAGCCAAGCCCCCTATTGGT GTGGAAATTCCAAAGGTGCAGCCTCAATTTAAGCCTCCGTTTCTTGGGTTCACTAAGACTGCAGAAGTATGGAACTCTAGAGCTTGCATGATTGGAATCATTGGAGTTTTTATTGTAGAGTTT ATAATAAACAAGGGCATACTTCAAGTGATTGGGGTTGATGTTGGCAAAGGCCTTAATATTCCTCTCTGA